A window of the Haloquadratum walsbyi C23 genome harbors these coding sequences:
- a CDS encoding fluoride efflux transporter FluC: MEFLLIGLGAVFGAVSRYIIGQLIASEVFPLSTLVVNTIGSLLLGIATGLSLGTSYLIFGVGFCGSFTTFSSFSFQTVDLLSRGRRKLAVYNAGFNLALCVCAVYVGISVSTYIRFLW; this comes from the coding sequence ATGGAGTTCTTATTAATCGGACTGGGTGCAGTGTTCGGTGCGGTGAGTCGGTATATCATTGGACAATTAATTGCTAGCGAGGTATTTCCACTATCCACATTGGTTGTCAATACGATTGGTAGTCTATTATTAGGGATTGCAACTGGGCTATCTCTTGGGACCAGTTATCTAATTTTTGGCGTTGGATTCTGTGGATCATTTACCACATTTTCATCATTTAGTTTCCAGACGGTTGATTTGCTTTCACGTGGTCGGCGGAAGTTGGCGGTATATAATGCTGGATTCAATCTAGCACTCTGCGTGTGCGCGGTATACGTCGGAATTTCTGTTTCCACGTATATCCGGTTTCTCTGGTGA
- the gpmI gene encoding 2,3-bisphosphoglycerate-independent phosphoglycerate mutase gives MQTALVILDGWGLGDHDRRNAVQTASTPTFDRLTEKGANGTLDVSGRQVGLPAGQMGNSEVGHLNIGAGQVVKQAYTRVEDAIDNGSFQTNAAINAAFNHAVATNGRVHFMGLLSDGGVHSEQEHLHALIELAGDRNIDAITHVFTDGRDTNPHSSEQYLTTLEEVIDTHGTGDIATVSGRYYAMDRDKNWTRTLMSYDAIVNRTAEHTTSTALEAVSESYDRGDTDEFIEPTLIDNTPAVEDGDAVFVFNFRPDRVRQLVRMLADIDPAWSFETDPPTTELATMTQYDETFSLPVAFPPNEQHDTLGEIIATAGLTQLRIAESEKYAHVTYFLNGGREIAFEDERREIIKSPDVSTYDQQPSMSSNEVTDTAIEQINTTDPDVLILNYANPDMVGHTGDFTAAIEAIEAVDTQLDRLLETIYAAGGHVIVTADHGNADDMGTAANPHTAHTTNPVPIVYTGPDGNGDGDTIRDGGSLCDIAPTVLELLSVEQPAAMTGSSLIE, from the coding sequence ATGCAAACCGCGCTGGTCATTCTCGACGGTTGGGGGCTTGGAGATCACGATAGACGTAATGCGGTACAGACAGCCTCAACGCCAACATTTGATCGTCTCACCGAGAAAGGCGCAAACGGAACACTCGATGTGTCTGGTCGTCAAGTTGGGCTTCCAGCAGGTCAGATGGGCAATAGCGAGGTTGGGCATCTAAATATTGGTGCTGGACAGGTAGTGAAGCAGGCGTATACGCGGGTTGAGGATGCGATTGATAATGGAAGTTTCCAAACGAATGCAGCGATCAATGCAGCATTCAATCACGCTGTAGCAACAAATGGTCGGGTGCATTTCATGGGGCTGCTTAGCGATGGTGGTGTCCACTCTGAACAGGAACATCTTCATGCACTCATCGAGTTAGCGGGCGACCGCAATATTGACGCTATTACGCATGTATTCACAGACGGTCGTGATACTAACCCACACAGTAGTGAACAGTATCTCACGACGCTCGAAGAGGTTATTGATACGCACGGAACAGGGGATATTGCGACTGTTTCTGGGCGATATTATGCGATGGACCGGGATAAAAACTGGACGCGAACACTGATGAGTTATGATGCGATTGTGAATCGAACAGCGGAACATACTACATCTACAGCTCTTGAAGCTGTTAGTGAGTCATATGACCGCGGGGACACCGATGAATTCATCGAGCCGACGCTGATTGATAACACCCCTGCAGTTGAGGATGGCGATGCTGTATTTGTATTTAATTTCCGACCAGATCGCGTCAGGCAACTTGTTCGGATGCTTGCTGATATTGATCCAGCCTGGTCATTTGAGACCGACCCACCAACGACTGAACTTGCAACGATGACACAATATGATGAGACATTTTCATTGCCTGTTGCGTTTCCACCGAATGAGCAACATGATACACTTGGTGAAATAATTGCCACTGCAGGGTTGACACAGCTACGGATTGCTGAATCCGAAAAATACGCACATGTCACGTACTTTCTGAATGGTGGTCGTGAAATAGCCTTTGAGGATGAACGCCGTGAGATTATCAAGAGTCCAGATGTCTCGACATACGACCAACAGCCATCGATGAGTAGCAATGAAGTAACCGATACCGCGATTGAACAGATTAACACCACTGACCCTGATGTGCTCATACTTAATTATGCAAACCCAGATATGGTTGGTCATACGGGTGATTTCACTGCCGCTATCGAAGCAATCGAAGCCGTCGATACACAACTAGACCGACTTCTTGAGACAATCTATGCTGCTGGTGGTCATGTAATTGTCACCGCTGATCATGGGAATGCTGATGACATGGGAACCGCAGCAAATCCACATACTGCTCATACAACAAATCCTGTGCCCATCGTATATACTGGACCAGATGGTAATGGCGACGGCGACACGATTCGTGATGGAGGGTCATTATGTGATATTGCCCCGACTGTTCTTGAACTACTTTCAGTTGAACAGCCAGCAGCAATGACGGGGTCTTCACTGATTGAATAA
- a CDS encoding DUF4350 domain-containing protein: MSDRIIKPLAVFILVIAVILAGTAVIGLLSGASGTPDGQRIDGQSPSQFQPSNLNQGVDPESGSLTLESGATTTGGDSSNSGGSVLVDLRHSNAVTQAELEPIETAMFSAGHSFEYDTGQDPLNETLDEHDGYLVIQPTEGFSESEREAVDEFTASGGRVVILGEPTQPRVTSSGFFGTSTAIVSFGADKLLDEYGISIGPELLYNTADESNDNGFKSIYTSPVRGNQLTEGVETVSFDRGGYVITRDDSGATTVFTATEDTKTLDTRRADTYPTVVRNDDIVFVADSTFIKPIELYDTDNEVFVSNLMQFLLGSEDPRNTGGPTASEAQSTQNESTAQN, from the coding sequence ATGAGTGATCGAATAATCAAACCACTTGCGGTATTCATTCTGGTTATTGCTGTCATCCTTGCTGGCACAGCGGTGATTGGTCTCCTCTCAGGTGCCAGCGGAACGCCTGATGGACAGCGAATTGATGGACAGTCGCCATCACAGTTCCAGCCTTCAAATCTTAACCAAGGTGTCGACCCAGAATCAGGGTCTCTCACGCTTGAATCCGGAGCGACTACCACCGGTGGCGATAGTAGCAATAGTGGTGGATCTGTGCTTGTCGACTTACGCCACAGCAATGCTGTTACACAGGCTGAACTTGAACCAATTGAAACTGCAATGTTCTCTGCTGGTCACTCATTTGAGTATGATACCGGTCAGGATCCACTTAATGAGACACTTGATGAGCATGACGGGTATCTTGTTATTCAACCAACAGAAGGATTCTCTGAATCAGAACGTGAGGCAGTTGATGAGTTTACCGCAAGTGGAGGACGCGTCGTTATTCTTGGTGAGCCGACGCAACCCCGTGTTACCTCATCCGGGTTCTTTGGGACGTCAACTGCAATTGTCTCATTCGGTGCTGACAAGTTACTTGATGAATATGGAATCAGTATTGGACCGGAGTTACTGTACAACACTGCAGACGAATCAAATGACAACGGATTCAAAAGTATATATACATCACCAGTCCGTGGAAATCAGCTAACCGAAGGCGTTGAAACGGTTAGCTTTGACCGTGGTGGATATGTAATTACGCGCGATGATAGCGGTGCGACGACAGTTTTCACTGCAACTGAAGACACGAAGACACTTGACACACGCCGAGCAGATACATATCCGACCGTCGTGCGTAATGATGATATTGTCTTTGTTGCAGATTCAACATTTATTAAGCCAATTGAACTATATGACACTGATAATGAAGTCTTTGTCAGTAATCTAATGCAGTTCCTCCTCGGTAGTGAGGACCCGAGAAATACTGGTGGACCAACAGCCTCTGAAGCTCAATCAACACAGAACGAATCGACAGCTCAAAACTGA
- a CDS encoding fluoride efflux transporter FluC — protein sequence MNKTMDEIVQPKSIGLVAGGGFLGANARYIVGLIIPTPLLATGISNVVGCFFLGLIMFDSRSQSYISKQPRLLLGTGFISSFTTYSAFALQIVSTQPVTAVAYIVTSYVLGFGAIFMSWFFIQTQSDVSATELWNK from the coding sequence ATGAATAAAACCATGGATGAAATTGTACAACCAAAATCAATAGGGTTAGTCGCTGGTGGTGGATTTTTAGGTGCAAACGCTCGATATATTGTTGGGTTGATTATTCCCACCCCGTTGTTGGCTACTGGAATATCTAATGTCGTTGGGTGTTTTTTTCTCGGACTGATCATGTTTGATTCCCGGTCTCAAAGTTATATATCCAAACAACCTCGGTTACTTCTTGGAACTGGCTTTATTTCATCATTCACCACCTACAGTGCATTCGCATTACAGATTGTTTCAACACAACCAGTAACTGCAGTCGCTTACATTGTTACTAGTTATGTGCTTGGATTTGGGGCGATATTCATGTCTTGGTTTTTTATACAGACACAATCTGATGTGTCCGCGACAGAACTATGGAATAAATAG
- a CDS encoding universal stress protein, with amino-acid sequence MQSQKILTCISSDEEIAKECARLLAESANHAQSEVLLFHCFSNNPGGKSAVRVAAVQTAMEILDDANIEYQTIEDSGDPASRILDAEKEYEPDFILLGKSRRSTADKTLFGSVTERVMKETTSPVIYV; translated from the coding sequence ATGCAGAGTCAGAAAATATTGACCTGTATCAGTAGCGATGAGGAAATTGCCAAGGAGTGTGCTAGATTGCTAGCTGAGTCAGCAAATCACGCCCAGTCTGAGGTGTTATTATTCCATTGTTTCAGTAACAACCCAGGCGGTAAATCGGCGGTCCGAGTCGCGGCAGTTCAGACTGCCATGGAGATACTTGATGATGCTAACATTGAATATCAGACGATTGAAGATAGTGGAGATCCAGCCAGCCGAATCTTAGACGCTGAAAAAGAGTATGAACCTGATTTCATCCTCCTCGGCAAAAGCCGCCGTTCAACGGCAGATAAGACACTGTTTGGCAGCGTTACAGAACGGGTTATGAAAGAGACTACGAGTCCGGTGATATATGTATAA
- the glyA gene encoding serine hydroxymethyltransferase, with amino-acid sequence MERSHIRDVDPDAADALSSERQRQEDTLAMIASENHVSEAVLEAQGSALTNKYAEGYPGERYYAGCEYADEIESLAIERAEELWGAEHVNVQPHSGTQANMAVYLTALDPGDKILSLDLTHGGHLSHGHPANFTGQTYTVEQYEVDPETGYIDYEGLKTKADEFNPDIIVSGYSAYPREVEFERIQEAADLADAYHLADIAHITGLVAAGVHTSPVGVADFVTGSTHKTIRAGRGGIIMCNEEHADDIDNSVFPGAQGGPLMHNVAGKAVGFKEALSDEFEAYAEQTVKNAEELANTLTDAGLSVVSGGTDNHLVLVDLRPSHPETTGKEVEAALESAGIIMNANTVPGETRSAFNPSGIRVGTPALTTRGFTESTVREVGELMIELIDDPTDDEAIAAVSDRVDTLTDEYPLYR; translated from the coding sequence ATGGAACGTAGTCACATCCGCGACGTCGACCCGGACGCTGCTGATGCGCTTTCGAGTGAACGCCAGCGTCAAGAGGATACACTTGCGATGATTGCAAGTGAAAATCACGTCAGTGAAGCCGTACTTGAAGCACAAGGAAGCGCACTGACAAATAAGTACGCTGAGGGATATCCCGGTGAGCGATATTACGCTGGCTGTGAGTATGCTGATGAGATTGAGTCACTCGCTATTGAGCGTGCAGAAGAACTGTGGGGTGCTGAGCATGTTAATGTTCAACCACACTCTGGAACCCAGGCCAACATGGCTGTATATCTCACTGCACTTGACCCGGGCGATAAGATACTTTCATTAGATCTCACCCACGGCGGACATCTAAGTCATGGTCATCCAGCGAATTTCACCGGACAAACATATACCGTTGAGCAGTATGAGGTTGACCCCGAGACGGGATATATCGACTATGAGGGACTCAAAACAAAAGCTGATGAGTTCAATCCTGACATTATTGTCTCTGGATACTCCGCGTACCCGCGAGAAGTCGAATTTGAGCGAATTCAAGAGGCTGCAGACTTGGCTGACGCATACCATCTTGCTGACATTGCTCATATCACTGGATTAGTTGCGGCTGGCGTTCACACCTCTCCTGTCGGCGTTGCAGACTTCGTGACTGGATCAACACATAAAACAATTCGCGCAGGACGCGGGGGTATCATTATGTGCAATGAGGAGCACGCAGATGATATCGATAATTCGGTATTCCCGGGCGCACAAGGCGGACCGCTCATGCATAATGTCGCTGGCAAGGCAGTTGGTTTCAAAGAGGCACTTTCTGATGAGTTTGAGGCGTATGCTGAACAGACCGTAAAGAACGCAGAAGAACTTGCAAATACACTCACCGATGCTGGGCTCTCTGTTGTTTCTGGCGGTACTGATAATCATCTTGTTCTTGTCGACCTTCGACCATCGCATCCCGAAACAACTGGAAAGGAAGTCGAAGCAGCACTTGAATCAGCTGGTATTATTATGAATGCGAATACAGTCCCCGGTGAGACACGATCGGCGTTTAATCCAAGTGGGATCCGTGTTGGAACCCCGGCGCTCACCACAAGAGGATTCACCGAATCGACAGTTCGTGAAGTTGGTGAGTTGATGATTGAACTTATCGATGACCCGACCGACGATGAGGCGATTGCTGCTGTCAGCGACCGCGTCGATACGTTGACCGACGAATATCCACTATACAGATAA
- a CDS encoding DUF1405 domain-containing protein: MMSASEYDGVAQSRGWHGRLPQPFPTRWVRYYLTRPASLGWLLIADGVAFLVGVNFYVHSDPSLQAVSPLLYPLFGDSPTALALASLSVATILPFVRCTQLQPLANIPSNHLVSILHTLAFVWLIKYGLWTGIALNLRPDLYIGFTPALLWEYWGILLTHAFFILQAMAIPYYGETSRTALFIAFTLLLINDAFDYGLGLYPPLRYEAGMMLAVITVGLSIVVVLLAADAFDHHTTVQSSD; encoded by the coding sequence ATGATGAGTGCCTCTGAGTACGACGGAGTTGCCCAGTCTCGTGGGTGGCATGGACGACTTCCTCAACCGTTTCCAACACGCTGGGTTCGTTATTATCTCACGAGACCCGCCAGCCTTGGATGGCTTCTTATTGCTGATGGCGTTGCATTTCTTGTTGGCGTGAATTTCTATGTCCATAGTGACCCCTCTCTTCAGGCTGTAAGCCCTCTTTTATATCCGCTATTTGGCGATTCGCCGACAGCACTTGCCTTAGCATCCCTTTCAGTTGCGACCATACTCCCATTTGTCAGATGCACACAGCTCCAACCGCTTGCCAATATACCATCAAATCATCTCGTCTCAATTCTCCATACACTTGCATTCGTGTGGCTTATCAAATACGGGCTCTGGACCGGTATTGCACTTAATCTACGTCCAGATCTTTATATTGGCTTTACCCCAGCACTTCTCTGGGAATATTGGGGAATCCTACTCACGCATGCATTCTTTATTCTTCAAGCGATGGCAATCCCATATTATGGCGAAACATCACGTACAGCGCTTTTTATTGCGTTTACACTCTTGCTCATCAATGATGCGTTTGATTATGGACTTGGACTCTACCCACCGCTTCGATATGAAGCTGGTATGATGCTTGCGGTGATTACTGTTGGGCTCTCTATTGTTGTTGTGTTACTTGCAGCTGACGCGTTCGATCATCATACCACCGTGCAGTCTAGCGATTAA
- a CDS encoding HAD family hydrolase, whose product MDYDSLSEFEAVVWDLDGTLVRLSVNWDIVASDVTEVFQTAGIDVSDIDLWEMLNLASKRGIRDEVETVISGHERRGARAADRLIHADDVGNIAPQEGVCSLNCETACEIALQTQEIDGHVTAVTGRDTVETQKPDPSPLLHTLDQLSVDPDTAVFIGDSPRDETTARRADVAFRYAETVTR is encoded by the coding sequence ATGGATTACGATTCACTATCAGAGTTTGAGGCTGTCGTATGGGATCTTGATGGGACTCTGGTTCGGCTATCTGTCAATTGGGACATTGTTGCTAGTGATGTCACAGAGGTTTTTCAGACAGCAGGCATCGATGTCAGCGACATTGACCTATGGGAAATGCTTAATCTCGCGTCAAAACGAGGAATTCGCGATGAGGTTGAGACTGTTATTTCCGGACACGAGCGACGCGGAGCCCGAGCAGCTGACCGATTAATACATGCAGATGATGTAGGAAATATTGCCCCTCAAGAGGGCGTTTGCTCACTCAACTGTGAGACTGCTTGTGAGATTGCGCTTCAAACGCAAGAAATTGATGGACATGTGACCGCGGTTACCGGTCGAGACACTGTTGAAACGCAAAAACCTGATCCGAGTCCACTACTACATACGCTTGATCAACTGTCTGTAGACCCAGACACAGCAGTATTTATTGGTGACTCACCGCGGGATGAGACGACGGCAAGACGAGCTGATGTTGCTTTCCGATATGCAGAGACAGTCACACGGTGA
- a CDS encoding TVP38/TMEM64 family protein, whose amino-acid sequence MRRWICSLAEQRYRFMIGLIGVIVAAAIVTLSPTVVFDHTTWIIADPVRVVLVTTGLAIVRPLLAWPTTFLAVLIGYGIGLSGLPLALGLITFTSIPPYLLGRQYDRATDHSKVGAEFIERTGDTRSVVATRLIPAPSDVVSVGAGIAGVSLIPFILGTIIGELPWAIAGVLAGASAETLTTLSLRTLIQPQLIAAGSIIAVILIGPPVWAWIRERRWELNY is encoded by the coding sequence ATGAGGCGATGGATTTGTTCTTTAGCTGAGCAGCGATATCGATTTATGATTGGTCTTATTGGTGTGATCGTCGCTGCTGCGATAGTAACACTGTCGCCAACGGTCGTATTTGACCACACAACATGGATTATTGCTGACCCGGTTCGCGTTGTTCTTGTGACAACTGGACTTGCGATCGTCCGTCCGTTACTTGCTTGGCCAACAACATTTCTCGCAGTTCTGATTGGATATGGTATTGGACTGAGTGGATTACCACTTGCACTTGGATTGATTACATTCACCAGCATTCCACCATATCTCCTCGGTCGACAATATGATAGAGCGACCGATCACTCAAAGGTTGGAGCAGAATTTATTGAACGAACTGGTGACACCCGAAGTGTCGTTGCGACCCGACTCATCCCAGCCCCCTCTGATGTCGTTTCAGTCGGGGCTGGAATTGCTGGTGTCTCTCTGATTCCATTTATTCTTGGTACGATCATTGGTGAACTCCCATGGGCAATCGCAGGCGTCCTTGCTGGCGCATCTGCAGAAACGCTCACCACTCTGTCGTTACGTACGCTGATTCAGCCTCAGTTGATTGCTGCTGGAAGTATTATTGCAGTGATACTGATTGGTCCTCCAGTTTGGGCGTGGATTCGTGAGCGGAGATGGGAACTCAACTACTGA
- a CDS encoding bifunctional 5,10-methylene-tetrahydrofolate dehydrogenase/5,10-methylene-tetrahydrofolate cyclohydrolase yields MRFKYVASKYSCVTQTQTQLIDGTEVAASIRSDLISSVTRIVNTGTTPQLATVLMNDDPASQTYVSMKHDDCEEVGIATRDITIDPEAPAAELFDTVDELNADSSVHGILVQMPLPDHVDEREVLRRIDPKKDVDGFHPENVGRLVAGQPRYKPCTPHGIQKLLIAADIETEGADAVVIGRSNIVGKPMANLLIQKADAGNATVTTCHSRTNNLASKTRDADIIIAAAGVPEMIDGDMISTGTVVIDVGINRVETENGSELVGDVEFESAAKKADAITPVPGGVGPMTRAMLLWNTVKATAIATDTSIELP; encoded by the coding sequence ATGCGTTTCAAGTATGTTGCTAGCAAGTATTCCTGTGTGACACAGACACAGACACAACTAATTGACGGCACAGAGGTTGCCGCATCAATCAGATCTGATCTTATTAGCAGTGTTACTCGTATTGTGAACACCGGGACGACTCCACAGTTGGCGACGGTGTTGATGAACGATGACCCAGCGAGTCAGACGTATGTTTCAATGAAACATGATGATTGTGAGGAGGTTGGAATCGCAACACGAGATATTACGATCGATCCAGAGGCGCCGGCTGCCGAGCTGTTTGATACTGTTGATGAACTAAACGCTGATTCATCAGTACATGGGATTCTTGTACAGATGCCTCTCCCTGACCATGTTGATGAGCGTGAGGTTCTTCGCCGAATCGACCCGAAAAAAGATGTCGATGGGTTTCACCCTGAAAATGTTGGGCGGCTTGTTGCTGGACAGCCACGATATAAACCATGTACACCGCATGGGATTCAAAAGCTACTGATTGCGGCTGACATTGAAACAGAAGGAGCGGATGCAGTCGTCATCGGTCGATCAAATATTGTCGGCAAGCCAATGGCAAACCTGCTCATTCAAAAAGCGGACGCAGGGAATGCAACGGTAACTACATGTCATTCCCGAACTAATAACCTCGCTTCGAAGACTCGCGACGCTGATATCATTATCGCCGCTGCTGGTGTTCCTGAGATGATTGATGGAGATATGATCTCAACAGGAACTGTCGTTATTGATGTCGGAATTAATCGCGTTGAGACCGAGAATGGAAGTGAACTTGTTGGTGACGTTGAATTTGAGTCTGCAGCGAAAAAAGCGGATGCAATCACACCTGTCCCTGGAGGCGTCGGACCGATGACGCGAGCAATGTTACTCTGGAATACAGTGAAGGCAACCGCAATAGCCACAGATACGTCGATTGAACTTCCTTAG
- a CDS encoding ArsR/SmtB family transcription factor codes for MDSAVLLDLLGNENRRRILRLLSHKPCYVTEISEYLGVSPKAVIDHLQKLEDADLVESRTDERRRKYFHIARNLRLEVSVSPHGFGAKSAYPASRSLDMRGRCQYLTIDVLDAITDSDSEDTADSNSKSRRSSAQNRKRTQVHEESESRTVETTERVSSPSQSTDISTLMQQYRRLNDLESELSLAQRWVHGRLTDILDTLDTQLDAEADIRFYADVLATITTEAKSTSAIASHINADGDRVETALEHLAHHEFVTRGPDRQWRIDK; via the coding sequence ATGGATTCTGCGGTGCTCCTCGATCTCTTGGGAAATGAGAACCGGCGTCGCATTCTCCGACTTCTCTCACATAAGCCATGTTATGTCACGGAGATCAGCGAGTACCTTGGTGTAAGCCCGAAAGCGGTTATTGATCATCTTCAAAAGCTCGAAGACGCCGATCTTGTTGAAAGTCGAACCGATGAACGACGACGAAAGTATTTCCATATCGCGCGAAATCTCCGACTTGAGGTATCTGTATCACCACATGGTTTTGGTGCAAAGAGCGCTTACCCCGCAAGTCGAAGTCTCGATATGCGTGGTCGATGTCAATATCTGACAATCGATGTACTAGATGCAATAACAGACAGTGATAGTGAGGACACAGCCGACTCAAACTCCAAGTCACGACGCTCCTCAGCACAGAATCGTAAGCGCACTCAGGTGCATGAGGAAAGTGAATCTCGGACGGTTGAAACCACTGAGAGAGTGTCTTCGCCATCACAATCTACGGATATTTCCACACTCATGCAACAATACCGTCGGCTTAATGATCTTGAGAGTGAGCTTTCATTAGCACAACGGTGGGTTCACGGTCGCCTCACAGATATTCTTGATACGCTTGATACCCAACTCGATGCTGAGGCAGATATCCGATTTTATGCTGATGTGCTTGCAACAATCACAACCGAAGCGAAATCAACATCAGCAATTGCAAGCCATATAAATGCAGACGGCGACCGCGTTGAAACAGCACTTGAACATCTCGCACACCACGAGTTTGTTACCCGTGGTCCTGACCGGCAATGGCGAATTGATAAATGA
- a CDS encoding DUF5830 family protein gives MSGNDDGDKHNTRSSTGEDVDTSATTNRATRVELGVNLLACIEDEELSLSDAVDRIETVTTDPSLTREILDTAVMHDVIDREDGRLRTQDGATAIRFDKQIIKRDGDYKCRRCGSDLSTGHFLQVPAGELGPFGPSCVRIVLGRES, from the coding sequence GTGTCTGGGAATGATGATGGTGATAAACACAATACACGCTCAAGCACTGGTGAAGACGTTGATACATCAGCAACAACCAATCGCGCAACGCGTGTTGAACTCGGTGTCAACTTACTCGCATGTATTGAGGATGAGGAACTCTCATTATCAGATGCAGTGGATCGGATTGAAACAGTGACCACAGACCCGTCATTGACCCGTGAGATCCTTGACACAGCAGTAATGCACGATGTAATTGACCGTGAGGACGGTCGGTTACGAACTCAAGATGGCGCAACAGCAATTCGATTCGATAAACAAATAATCAAGCGTGATGGTGATTATAAATGTCGTCGCTGTGGTTCAGACCTGTCAACAGGACATTTTCTACAGGTGCCAGCAGGTGAACTTGGACCGTTCGGACCCTCATGTGTCCGGATCGTGCTGGGTCGAGAGTCATGA
- a CDS encoding S49 family peptidase — protein MSADGNRTTTVAAYVVIITAAVVTASVVAPVVFDTVSGSGSDEGGESSVAVITFRGGTTSGNVAAVTESLREARTNGSVDAIVLRIDSPGGPVDASEEFYLAVNRTASQMPVVAYVEGTAASGGYFGIAPVDEIVVKPSSTVGSIGVIVQAPLSAVENIENQRQVFIRSGPDKAQITRDGLRENLELLQKAFVDTIIKHRGDELSLSRTEVATGQTFLGPRAVDNGFADQIGDLNVAIEEAAGRADGISGDEYNVYYKSSRAQQLNVVVLGEDESTSLGENTADTVYVDARPNADASTDDQFVQPVKYYAVWGVPQTTNQTVEVSANE, from the coding sequence ATGTCAGCTGATGGTAACCGAACAACAACTGTCGCAGCATATGTCGTCATTATTACCGCTGCTGTCGTAACCGCATCAGTTGTTGCTCCGGTCGTTTTTGATACTGTCTCCGGCTCTGGATCTGATGAAGGCGGTGAGTCAAGCGTCGCTGTCATTACATTCCGTGGTGGAACAACAAGTGGGAACGTCGCCGCCGTCACAGAATCACTTCGTGAAGCACGAACAAACGGATCTGTCGATGCAATTGTGCTTCGTATTGACAGCCCTGGTGGTCCCGTCGATGCAAGTGAGGAATTCTATCTTGCGGTCAATCGCACAGCAAGTCAGATGCCCGTTGTCGCATATGTTGAGGGAACGGCTGCCTCAGGAGGGTACTTTGGAATTGCCCCTGTGGATGAAATCGTTGTTAAACCCAGCTCAACTGTCGGGAGTATTGGTGTTATTGTCCAAGCACCATTGAGTGCAGTTGAAAATATTGAAAATCAACGACAAGTGTTCATCCGGTCGGGTCCAGATAAAGCACAGATCACTCGTGATGGACTTCGAGAAAACCTTGAGTTACTTCAAAAAGCGTTCGTTGATACAATCATAAAACATCGAGGTGATGAGCTTTCACTCAGTCGAACAGAGGTTGCAACTGGACAGACATTCTTAGGTCCTCGAGCTGTCGACAATGGGTTTGCTGACCAGATTGGCGATCTCAATGTCGCTATTGAGGAGGCTGCTGGGCGTGCTGACGGAATCTCCGGTGATGAATATAATGTGTATTATAAATCGTCACGTGCACAACAGCTGAATGTCGTTGTTCTTGGTGAGGATGAATCCACTTCTCTTGGCGAGAACACCGCTGATACTGTCTATGTTGATGCGCGTCCAAACGCAGATGCAAGTACCGATGATCAATTTGTCCAACCAGTGAAATACTACGCTGTTTGGGGCGTTCCACAAACAACAAATCAGACCGTGGAGGTGAGCGCTAATGAGTGA